TCTATCACTTCAACCGCGGCGCTACGATTGTTGCACACCAGCAACATGTCACACCCCGCCTGCTGGGCCGCCTCGGCCCGTTCAACATAACCACCGATCACCGCCGCTCCCTCCATGGATAAATCATCACTGAAAATCACCCCGTCAAAAGCTAAGGTCTGCCTCAGAATTTTTTGCAGCCATACGGCAGAGAAACCCACCCCTAGCGTATCCACCTCGGGGTAAATCACATGGGCCGGCATAAGCGCTGATAAAGCTCCCTTAGCCAACAGAGCCTTAAAAGGTTTGAGATCTAAACTTGAAATATCAGTAAATGTCCGGGGATCTACCGGTAAGGCGATATGCGAGTCTTCTCTGACGCTGCCGTGTCCGGGGAAATGCTTACCGGTTGCCGGCATACCCGCGGTTTTCATGCCGTCAATAAAAGCCGCAGCCAGGGATATGATCATATCCGTCTGCCGGCCGAAGGCACGATCGCCGATAACTTCACTGACACCATTGATGTCCAGCACTGGGGCAAAAC
This genomic window from Thalassomonas viridans contains:
- the nagZ gene encoding beta-N-acetylhexosaminidase; protein product: MGPIMLDVQGTSLSAEDKELLEHPLVGGCILFSRNYHSPQQMTALTREIREAAGSDILLAVDHEGGRVQRFREHFTAIPAMGSLWSLAGEDNARAIQLAYQCGLLMALEVQAVGIDISFAPVLDINGVSEVIGDRAFGRQTDMIISLAAAFIDGMKTAGMPATGKHFPGHGSVREDSHIALPVDPRTFTDISSLDLKPFKALLAKGALSALMPAHVIYPEVDTLGVGFSAVWLQKILRQTLAFDGVIFSDDLSMEGAAVIGGYVERAEAAQQAGCDMLLVCNNRSAAVEVIDNANIRIDPAGSRRLGKLLKTSRTDWASLAGDSRWQQASRFIKDLMSKE